The Elusimicrobiaceae bacterium genomic sequence AGGGTATACGTCAAATGGCGCGGAAAGTTACAGTTGCCGGCGCGGGCTGCCGGGGGCAACAAAAAAGCCCCCCTTTCACGGGGGGCTTTAAAGCTGGTGGACCTGAGGGGGATCGAACCCCTGGCCTCTACCTTGCGAAGGTAGCGCTCTCCCAGCTGAGCTACAGGCCCGCTTGCTCTTATTATACCAACAAACCCGGCGGCTTTCAATTGTTTTTGCCTTCGCGCAGTCGTTTCTTCATTAACGCTTTCGCTTTGAGATGGTCGCTGTATGCGGAGTTGAAGGTGTGCCGGCCGGTGGTGTCGGCCACGAAAAAAATCGCGTCGCCGGGCGCGGGATGAAGCACCGCATACACTGACTCGTAACCCGGACTGCAGATCGGGCCCGGCGGCAGGTTCTGGTATTTGTAGGTGTTGTAAGGCGAGTCAATCTTGAGATCGTCGTAACTGAGCGCTTTCTTCCACCACCGGCCTTCGCGGGCGCAATAGCCGACGGCGTATTGCACCGTAGGATCAGCTTCCAGCGCTTTGCGCTGCCTGATACGGTTTAAATAGACCGAAGCCACCAGCGGCCGTTCGTCGTCATAAAGCGCTTCCCGCTGGACGATGGAAGCGACGGTCAGCACGTCTTTCGTGCGCAGGTAGTCCGGCACGTCTTTGGCGAGCAGCGGTTTGATGGTCTTGTTATACTCGCCCAGCATCGCCTCGATTATCCGTTGCGGCGGGGTGTTCGGCTCCAGCAGGTAAGTTGACGGAAAAAGATAGCCCTCAAGGCCGCGTTCCCTGGCGAGCCGCACGAACTCCCCGCTTTTGCAGACGCCGGATTCTTCAAGCCGGGCGCCGTATTCCTCTATCCGCCAGCCTTCGGGGAACGTCACTTTCAGGTAAACCCGGCCTTCGTCATGCGCCAGCCGCCAGAGCGCAATTTCCGCGCCGATAGAGCTGTTTATCCGGTACCGGCCGGGTTTAAGCCTGCTCGACATCGCCGACACTTTCAGCAGCCCGCGAAACAGTGTCGTGCTGGAAATGACGCCTTTGCTTTTTAACTGGCGCGCTATTGCCGCGCCGCTCGCGCCTTCCGCTATGTCAATTTCAACAACGGGGCCGGGCAGAAAGTAACGAGCCCACAGTCCGCCGCTTATGGCGGCCGTCAGGAGAAGGGTTATTATCGCTTTTTTCACGGGATGCCGCTCCTTTTAAGTGCCGCGCCGTAAAGCTCCTTATGTTCCGTGCCGGACCCGGAACGCAGGCTTTCATAAAGCGCCGCGCGCATTACCCGCATGGCCGGCTTCCCGGCGCGGGGCGCCGGCGCGTTCGCTTCGTCAGGCAGTTTTTGCGTGCCGCCGGCGCGCGCAATCCGGCCCAAAGTAAGATGCGCGGCGAAAGGGCGGCTGTCGGCGTACAGGCCGCGGCTCGCCAGTTCCGCGCCGATGCGGTCGCGCAATCGCGCCAGCCGCGCCGGCTGTTGTACCCCAAGCCAGACAACACGCGGCTCGCCGTATTCGGGGAAAAAACCGATCCGGCCGCAGGCCAGTTCGAAGGATTCGGTTTTTGCGGCAGCGTCGAGTGCGGCACGGATATCCGGCAGCCGTGCCGGGTCGGTTTCGCCTAAAAAATGCAGGGTTAAGTGGAACTGCTCCGGTTTGGTCCAGCTGGCCCGCATGCCGGACTGTTTCAGCCGGGCCTGCGTCATTAAAGCCTCTTGCAGAAATCCGCCGGCCGCCGCGACAGCTATGAACAGCCGCATATCATTCATCCGAGAAAGAGGGCGTCGCGATCCTGACGCCGGTGCGGGTCAGCTTGGCGTCATCGTACACCGTTATGCGCTTGCGCCGCGGCTTGACGGAGTATTTTTTGTTTTCCTCGGCTTCCAGCTCCTCTTCGGTGGGGCGGCGGGTGATATAGTCGCCGCGGTAGTCGCGTACGCTGAACCCCCGGACATACACAGCTTCCGCATGCGTGAAAACCCGGTCGCGGATTTCGGCTTTCTCGCTGAACTTCATGCGGATCCAGTTTTCCGCGCCGGACGCTTTGTCTTCCAGTTTTTGCGCGAGCGGCCGGTATCTGGCGAATTCGTCGAGCGGGTGCGCTATCAGAAATTTGTTGTCCGGGCCGTAGATCAGCTCGCGTCCGCGCACTATCTTTACGCCGCGCACGGCGCGCCCGTCTTCCAGAATGCGGTCCACGCCTATTTCGCCAGGCCCGTAGCAGGCCAGCGTGTTTTCTTTGGTCGCGCTGTCATAGCGGAACGCGAAACCGGTGTTTACGGCCTGGGCGAGCATGGTGGGCGCGGAAAACACCACGGGGCTTTTCAGGCCCGCCTCCGGCCCGGCGTAGCCGACCACATAGCCGTCCTCGATATAAATGGTGGAGCCGGTATAGTCCAGCGTTTCAAAGGAGAGGACCGTGTTGTCAAGCGCGTCAACATATATTTTCCCGTCAAGCGAAAACTCGGCCAGCGCGCCGGCGCCGGTGCGCAGGGAATCGCCCGGCTGGATTGGGAAACCGCTGTGTATCGGCATCCACAGCGTTTCGCCCTGAGGGCGCAGAAGCACTTTGCCGGCAACGGCTGTCACGCGCGCGTCCCATTCGCCCTCCGGCATAAGAACCACATGCCGGGCGGGTTTGGCCTGCGCCGTTTTTTTTCTTTTCAACGGGGCGCTCTGCGCGTGGCCCGAAAACAGGCACGCCAAAAGCGCCGTCAGAAGAGTTATGTTCCGCATTCTGGAATATCAGCCCGCGATGGTAAGCTCGCAAAACCGGCGGCGGCCCACCTGCATAACGGCCTTGCCTTCAAAAGCCAGCACGCAGTCTTCCACCTTTTCGCCGTTCAGTTTTACGCCGCCCTGCTCGACCAGCCGGCGCGCCTCTTTTTTGCTTTCCGCCATGCCCGCGGCGTATACCGCGGCGGAAACGGTCGTGCCGGCCGGCACGGTGACGGCAGGCATTTCGTCCGGCAGCTGCCGTCTGGAAAAAACCTGGTTGAAATGCTCCAGCGCGGATTCGGCCTGCGCCGCGCCGTGAAAGCGCGTCACCAGCAGGCCCGCCAGTTGCTTCTTCGCGTCCATCGGATGCATGGCTTTTACAGCCGCCATGTCTTCGGCTGTCAGCAATTCGTAATAGTCAAGCATCAACCCGTCCGATACGCTCATCACCTTGCCGAACATCTCGTCCGGTTTGTCGCTCAGGCCGATGTAGTTGCCGTAGGACTTGGACATTTTTTTCACGCCGTCCGTGCCCACCAGCAGC encodes the following:
- the mltG gene encoding endolytic transglycosylase MltG: MKKAIITLLLTAAISGGLWARYFLPGPVVEIDIAEGASGAAIARQLKSKGVISSTTLFRGLLKVSAMSSRLKPGRYRINSSIGAEIALWRLAHDEGRVYLKVTFPEGWRIEEYGARLEESGVCKSGEFVRLARERGLEGYLFPSTYLLEPNTPPQRIIEAMLGEYNKTIKPLLAKDVPDYLRTKDVLTVASIVQREALYDDERPLVASVYLNRIRQRKALEADPTVQYAVGYCAREGRWWKKALSYDDLKIDSPYNTYKYQNLPPGPICSPGYESVYAVLHPAPGDAIFFVADTTGRHTFNSAYSDHLKAKALMKKRLREGKNN
- the thpR gene encoding RNA 2',3'-cyclic phosphodiesterase; amino-acid sequence: MRLFIAVAAAGGFLQEALMTQARLKQSGMRASWTKPEQFHLTLHFLGETDPARLPDIRAALDAAAKTESFELACGRIGFFPEYGEPRVVWLGVQQPARLARLRDRIGAELASRGLYADSRPFAAHLTLGRIARAGGTQKLPDEANAPAPRAGKPAMRVMRAALYESLRSGSGTEHKELYGAALKRSGIP